TGGCAGGCCAGTTCCGGCCGCATACTCGACGCGATCCAGACCCAGCAGGGCAGCGGTCAGCTTAGCCAGAGTGACATCCTGTCCGGTCTGCGCGAGGCCCTGGCGCAGGGTACGACCACGGCGATCAACCAGCTCGGCACCGCCAATGGTTTCTGGAAGGACGGCGAAGTCCGGATTCCCTTGCCGGCGGCGCTCGCCAAATACGAAAGCACCGCACGTCAGTTCGGTTACGGGCCCAAGCTCGACGAATTCCAGCTCACCCTGAATCGCGCCGCCGAGCAGGCCGTGCCGCAGGTGGCGTCGATCTTCGGCAATGCCGTGGGCAAGATGACGGTGGCGGATGCGCGTTCGATCCTGCAGGGCAGCGACGACGCGGCCACGCAGTACTTTCGCAGGACCGCCGGTACCGAGCTTTACAGCAAGATCAATCCGATCGTGAAATCCGCGACGGCCAAGGTCGGCGTGACCCAGCAGTACAAGCAGCTCGTCGGTTCGCTGGGGCCGGTCTTGCAGATGGGCGGCATTACCGCGACCGATCTCGACGACTATGTCACCAATAAGGCGCTCGACGGACTGTTCCTGAAGATCGCGGACGAGGAGCAGCGCATTCGCGAGAATCCGGCCGCGCGCACCACGGACATCCTGAGACGCGTGTTCGGTGGCGGCTGAGTTCCCGACCCTCGTCACTCCGGACAGGCCGCAGGCCTGATCCGGAGTCCATGCGAGGTCTGATGAGCCCGTCCGGCACGGCGGCCTGACGCCGCGCGAGCAGCCGGCACCAAGAAAAATGCCTCCCCGGCGAGGGGAGGCATTCGAGTAAGGCCCGTTGCTTGCCGGGCCGTTCTAGCGATCCGAAGCGGTGACCTTGAGCTGGACCCGACGGTTGAGCTCGCGGCCTTCGTCGGTGGTGTTGTCGGCCACCGGCATGGTTTCGCCGTAGCCCACCGTGCTCATGCGGCCGCCGTCCACACCTCGCTCGATCAGATATCGCTTGACCGATGCGGCGCGCGCTTCGGACAGCGCCTGGTTATAGGTATCCGAACCCTTGCTGTCGGTATGACCTTCAAGCTCGATCTTGATGTCCGAACGCTTGGTCAATGCGCCGGCTACCTGATCGAGCAGGGTCTTGGCATTGAGGGTGAGACGATCTTCGTCGAATTCGAAGTTGACGCCCTGCAGCACCATCGTGTCGCCCAGCACGCAGCCTTCCAGCGTGAACTGCTGGCCGGCGGTCGGCGGTTCGCAGGGCGGCGGCGGTGGAGGCGGAGGCGGCTCGACCGGCTCGACCACGCGTACCGGCTCGGGCGGAGGCGGTGGCGCCGGCGGCGCTTCGGGTTCGCGCCTGCCGAAGTAGTAGCGCAGGCTCAACATCGTGGTTTCGGCGTCGTAATCGAAGTGGACACGGGATACCGGGGTGTCGTCGACGAGGTTGTACTCGCCTTCCTCGCCCCAGACGCGGCGATAGTCGATCGACAGCGTCCATTGCGGACTCAGGTCGAAGCCGAGGCCGGCGCCGAGCTGATAGGCGAACACCGCGTCGGAATCGTCATTGAGCTCGTCACCGTCATAGCCGAAGTCCTTGGCTTCGACATACAGGCCACCGACACCGCCGCCCAGATAAGGGTGGAAGAAGCGCGAGGGGAACAGGTCCCACCACAGATTGGCAAACAGCGAACTCGCGACTTCCTTGCCATTGACCACGTCGGCTTCGCCGCCACCCAGCCCGAGCAGGCCAGACGGAAGGAAGGCGCCATCGACATCATTCGTGCGATAGGCGATCGACAGCTCCGGGCGCAGCCCGTTTGCGAACGAGTACCCGAACAGCAGGCCGCCCATCCAGTCATCGTCGTAGTCCACATCCGCGATCGTAGTCCCGTTTTCGACCAGGGGACGATCTTCGTTGTAGTAGAGCCTCATGTCCTGGTCGTCCAGGTAATTGATGCCGGCTTCCACGCCGAAGTAGTAGCCTTCGCCTGCCTGCGCACCAAGCGGTAGTGCAGCGGCCAGTAAGCAACCGAGTTTCCAGTATTTCATTGCGCCCTCTTCCCTGACTTTTTTGATCGGGTCTTCGTAGAGTAAACCGAATTGGAAGCACATGAACCACCCGAAATGACGAGGTTGCTCATGGATTGGACTTCCCGTGCGCTCGCGGAGCCTTTGGAATCGAAACCTACGCGCTGCTGAGCGCTGTCGTGCCGGCTTCAGAGGATGTCCAGCACGTTCTCCGGGGGCCTGCCGATGGCCGCCTTGCCGTTGTAGACCA
The Gammaproteobacteria bacterium DNA segment above includes these coding regions:
- a CDS encoding DUF4197 domain-containing protein: MRRLPILLLPLVLAACADSDWQASSGRILDAIQTQQGSGQLSQSDILSGLREALAQGTTTAINQLGTANGFWKDGEVRIPLPAALAKYESTARQFGYGPKLDEFQLTLNRAAEQAVPQVASIFGNAVGKMTVADARSILQGSDDAATQYFRRTAGTELYSKINPIVKSATAKVGVTQQYKQLVGSLGPVLQMGGITATDLDDYVTNKALDGLFLKIADEEQRIRENPAARTTDILRRVFGGG
- a CDS encoding OmpA family protein, with the translated sequence MKYWKLGCLLAAALPLGAQAGEGYYFGVEAGINYLDDQDMRLYYNEDRPLVENGTTIADVDYDDDWMGGLLFGYSFANGLRPELSIAYRTNDVDGAFLPSGLLGLGGGEADVVNGKEVASSLFANLWWDLFPSRFFHPYLGGGVGGLYVEAKDFGYDGDELNDDSDAVFAYQLGAGLGFDLSPQWTLSIDYRRVWGEEGEYNLVDDTPVSRVHFDYDAETTMLSLRYYFGRREPEAPPAPPPPPEPVRVVEPVEPPPPPPPPPCEPPTAGQQFTLEGCVLGDTMVLQGVNFEFDEDRLTLNAKTLLDQVAGALTKRSDIKIELEGHTDSKGSDTYNQALSEARAASVKRYLIERGVDGGRMSTVGYGETMPVADNTTDEGRELNRRVQLKVTASDR